The following are encoded together in the Oncorhynchus gorbuscha isolate QuinsamMale2020 ecotype Even-year linkage group LG03, OgorEven_v1.0, whole genome shotgun sequence genome:
- the prok1 gene encoding prokineticin-1, which translates to MGTRVLLLSILMISFNWSMGAVITGACDRDVQCGFGLCCAVSLWLRGLRMCIPRGEEGDECHPFSHKVPFPGKRQHHTCPCLPHLVCTSYTGSTYRCTKDFKNLDF; encoded by the exons ATGGGGACCAGGGTCCTGCTTCTCTCCATCTTAATGATTTCTTTCAACTGGTCCATGGGGGCTGTCATCACTGGG GCGTGTGATAGAGATGTTCAGTGTGGGTTTGGTCTATGCTGTGCTGTCAGCCTGTGGCTTAGGGGACTGCGGATGTGTATACCacgaggggaagagggggacgAGTGCCACCCCTTCAGTCACAAG GTGCCCTTTCCAGGAAAAAGACAGCATCACACCTGTCCATGTCTTCCTCATTTGGTCTGTACCAGCTACACAGGTAgcacatacaggtgtaccaaagACTTCAAAAACCTAGACTTTTAA
- the lamtor5 gene encoding ragulator complex protein LAMTOR5 produces MESTLELHLDDTMKNPAIIGVLCTDQQGHILGCRGSLSDEHGGVVSVLARQVASLTKDPTDSPTVCLESDSGNILVRAHGTITVAVHKMSS; encoded by the exons ATGGAGTCGACCCTCGAGCTACATCTTGATGATAC CATGAAAAATCCAGCCATTATCGGAGTTCTCTGCACCGACCAACAGGGACATATTCTAGGCT GTCGTGGCTCTCTGTCTGATGAGCATGGTGGAGTGGTGTCTGTACTGGCCAGACAGGTAGCCTCTCTCACCAAAGACCCTACAGACAGCCCCACAGTGTGTCTGGAGTCAGATTCGGG GAATATTCTAGTGAGAGCACATGGCACCATCACAGTAGCTGTTCATAAGATGTCGTCATGA